The following DNA comes from Mesorhizobium sp. B2-1-8.
GGCGCTGTCGCTGGTGCTGGTGACGGCGGCGCAGATGTTCATCGTCGGCGGCAGCGAGATCGACCTCGGCGTCGGCGCCTTTGCCGGCCTCGTCAGCGTGCTCTCCGCCACGCTGCTCTACGATCAGCCATGGCTCGGCGCGCTGGCGCTGGCGGCGGCGGTCGCCGCCTATGCCGGGCTCGGCGGCCTGATCCAGGCACGCAAGATCCCGGCCATCGTCGTCACGCTCGGCGCCTCCTTCATCTGGATGGGACTGGGCTACGCGCTGCAGCCGACACCGGGCGGCGCCAGCCCCGAATGGCTGTCGGCGATGTTCAGCTGGTCGCTAGGCTTCCTGCCCACCTCCGTCATCCTCATCGCCACGGTCGCACTGATGGTGTTGGTGATCGACCGGCTGCCGCTCGGCGTGGTGCTGCGCGGCTTCGGCAACAATCCGACCGCCATGATCCGCTCCGGCTGGTCGCCGACGCGCTATGCGCTGGTGCGCTACCTGGTCGCCGGACTGTTCGCGGCTGCCGCCGGCCTGTCGCTGACGGCGATCAACACGGCAAGCGACATCAATTCCGGCAACTCGTTCACGCTGCTCAGCGTCGCCGCCGTGGTCATGGGCGGCTGCTCGCTGCTGGGCGGCGTCATTTCGCCGATCGGCGCCATCGCCGGCGCGGTCACGCTGGCCTTGATCGGCGCCCTGCTCGGCACGCTGAACGTGAGCAGCGACTTCAACGCGGCAACGCAAGGGCTGATCCTCATCGCCCTGCTGACGCTGCGCAGCCTGACCGCAGACCGCAGGAGCGAACAATGAACGGCCTCGCCGCCTTCAGCCTCTGGGCGCAGAAGAACCGCTGGGGCTGGTCGGCGATCGGCGTGCTTGTGCTTTGGCTGGTGCTCTCGGTGGTCACCAACCGCTTCAGCCTCTCCAGCCTGTCGGGCATCATGCTGTCGGCCTCGTTCCTGACCGTCGTCGGCATCGGCCAGATGTTCGTCGTCACCACCGGGCGCGGCAATATCGACCTTTCGGTGGCGTCGGTGATCACGCTCAGCGCCTTCGTGGCGCTGCTCACCATCAAGGGCCAGGACGCCAACCTTGCCATCGGCGTGGGTGCGGCGATCCTGCTCGGCCTCGCGGTCGGCGGCTTGAATTCGCTGCTCGTCGTCGGGCTGAACATACCGGCCATCATCGCCACGCTGGCGACAGGCTACGTTCTCGCGACCGCGACACTGCTATCGAACCGCGCCATATCGGGTTTTGCCGTCAGCCCGCTGCTGAAGACGCTAGCGACGGGCCGCGTCTCCGGCATGCCGATCATGGCCATCATCGCCATCGTTGGCGTGGCCGCGACCGCCTTCGTGCTGCGCTACACGGTGTTCGGACAATTGCTGTCGGCGGTCGGCCAGAACCGCACCGCCGCGCGGCTGGCGGCGATCCGCAACAACCGTGTCATAGC
Coding sequences within:
- a CDS encoding ABC transporter permease translates to MNGLAAFSLWAQKNRWGWSAIGVLVLWLVLSVVTNRFSLSSLSGIMLSASFLTVVGIGQMFVVTTGRGNIDLSVASVITLSAFVALLTIKGQDANLAIGVGAAILLGLAVGGLNSLLVVGLNIPAIIATLATGYVLATATLLSNRAISGFAVSPLLKTLATGRVSGMPIMAIIAIVGVAATAFVLRYTVFGQLLSAVGQNRTAARLAAIRNNRVIASAFVISSVLASLNGLLLGAYIGGAFLEMGQPYLLQSIAAVVLGGTLIFGGSASAVGTLFASILLILIVTTMQIVGLPPGAQDIVQGIVVIFVLALAGRQVLSRRAAVDRTDDDGTVKSGPSSTAARPE